In a genomic window of Petrotoga sibirica DSM 13575:
- a CDS encoding class I SAM-dependent methyltransferase yields MVKNSSKWIFTTSHKPNKNQIEKALQLANKYGGVYLERNKLQMNKENFYFVIDKKLSLSFQWEDGKLFFHPSVSKIRLNNYLKNGIDYLINAVSPQKSDIILDLTLGLGSDALLLSHFCKEVVGLEASFPIYAVVVENITNYDYKENWMKEASKKIEVINSDFKNFLNEQKEESYDVVYCDPMFENPQYKSSSINPLRKFARYDKITKVDLEKMVKIAKKKVVIKARSNDSVWDLYNFDKKNGSKKSGVFFGVIEK; encoded by the coding sequence ATGGTGAAGAATTCCAGCAAATGGATCTTTACAACTTCCCATAAGCCAAATAAAAATCAAATAGAAAAAGCACTGCAACTAGCCAACAAATACGGTGGTGTTTACCTAGAAAGAAATAAGCTCCAGATGAACAAAGAAAACTTTTATTTTGTAATAGATAAGAAACTATCGCTAAGCTTTCAATGGGAGGATGGAAAATTATTTTTCCATCCGTCTGTTTCCAAAATAAGATTAAACAATTATTTAAAGAACGGAATTGATTATTTAATAAACGCTGTGTCCCCACAAAAAAGCGATATTATACTTGATTTAACTCTCGGACTTGGAAGTGATGCTTTACTATTGTCTCATTTTTGTAAAGAAGTAGTAGGTTTAGAGGCTTCTTTTCCTATATATGCGGTTGTTGTAGAAAATATAACAAACTACGATTATAAAGAAAACTGGATGAAAGAAGCTTCAAAAAAGATTGAAGTTATCAATTCTGATTTTAAAAATTTTTTAAACGAGCAAAAAGAAGAAAGTTATGACGTTGTTTATTGTGATCCTATGTTCGAGAATCCTCAGTACAAATCAAGCTCTATCAATCCTTTGAGGAAATTTGCTCGATATGACAAAATTACAAAAGTAGATTTAGAAAAGATGGTCAAAATAGCTAAGAAAAAAGTAGTAATCAAAGCACGTTCTAATGACAGTGTATGGGATTTGTACAACTTCGATAAAAAAAATGGAAGTAAAAAAAGCGGAGTATTTTTCGGAGTGATTGAAAAGTGA
- a CDS encoding carbohydrate ABC transporter permease, which produces MNYSKFVKTLWTLIVYILLAGSAIVMLLPFAWMVMTSLKTSSEINLWPPTWTTKNFQNEWDLNLKLTPSKPSPRTGLGLSEFRILSTQESYNPYKLVYEIDGDFVSRGRVQLSLNKIDYTHKTSIEVMMSDIYDYISNIELREDLSSLFAVEDYSLENFESIYFGLFSQENGYFKQTTTIRRTQQSISKVQNFIDITLERNINLLPYFRTNPNMTESQKENITRNKEIFSDYLETIKSKVNDLNSKLSSYPAELRIISEYEVEQIINLLADFLSEIQTFEDGILSNTNTLIQKNIYEPIMKDINTLTFYMYFKEKYSVEQDIKVKDVNIIYDVPTRKTKYQNIINGIQDSEFPESFKQIVISLANERDIDNLNQEVVSYLENAFLYDVRNSLIEDPRNLSKYTQIIRTLSVNQATLEQAQKLLPNSDYNFLIEHVQGKEEEFSRILEKRKEYDRILTEFNKFFLDTISIVNIVNAPSFVDMILYKNNSNIEIYTVNVPSIWLVDDVPSGKVEYSFNQVLGNIFQNYVDAWNAAPFSRYYINTIFVALVTTILEIIFASMAAFAFSKLNFWGKDFIFITFLATMMIPGEVLLVPNYITISRFSWIDSYYALIIPWVISVFAIFLIRQQFMTVPNELWDAAKIDGSSSWRFLWTVMVPLSKPAILTGALLKFVGSWNAFLWVLIVTKSPEMRTLSVGLQNFRTDAGEIYNLLMAASTFTMIPIVILFIFLQRYFIEGIARTGLKG; this is translated from the coding sequence TTGAATTATTCAAAGTTTGTTAAAACCCTTTGGACTTTGATAGTTTACATACTGTTAGCTGGAAGCGCAATTGTTATGCTCTTGCCTTTTGCCTGGATGGTAATGACCTCTTTGAAAACAAGTAGTGAAATCAACTTGTGGCCTCCAACATGGACAACAAAAAATTTTCAGAATGAATGGGATTTAAATTTGAAATTAACTCCCTCAAAGCCTTCTCCAAGAACAGGCTTAGGTTTATCTGAATTTAGAATCTTATCAACCCAAGAGAGCTACAATCCATACAAATTGGTCTATGAAATAGATGGGGACTTCGTAAGTCGGGGAAGGGTCCAACTCTCTTTAAACAAAATCGATTACACTCACAAAACAAGTATCGAAGTTATGATGTCTGATATATACGATTATATTTCAAATATTGAATTAAGAGAAGATTTATCGAGCTTATTTGCTGTAGAAGATTATTCACTTGAAAACTTCGAAAGTATTTATTTTGGTCTTTTCTCCCAAGAGAACGGTTATTTTAAACAAACTACTACGATAAGAAGGACACAGCAAAGTATAAGCAAAGTTCAAAATTTTATAGATATAACCCTTGAAAGAAACATCAACCTTTTACCATATTTTAGAACGAATCCGAATATGACAGAAAGTCAAAAAGAAAATATTACAAGAAATAAAGAAATATTTTCTGATTATTTGGAAACAATAAAATCGAAAGTCAACGATTTGAATTCAAAACTATCTTCCTATCCAGCGGAGTTAAGAATAATTAGTGAATATGAGGTAGAACAAATAATTAATTTACTCGCTGATTTTTTATCTGAGATTCAAACTTTTGAAGATGGCATACTATCCAACACTAATACTTTGATCCAAAAAAATATTTACGAGCCTATTATGAAAGATATCAACACCTTAACTTTCTATATGTATTTTAAAGAAAAATATAGTGTGGAGCAAGATATTAAAGTTAAAGATGTGAACATAATATACGACGTTCCTACCAGAAAAACAAAGTATCAAAATATTATAAATGGAATACAGGATAGTGAATTTCCTGAGTCATTTAAACAAATTGTGATTTCATTGGCTAACGAAAGAGATATAGATAATTTGAATCAAGAAGTTGTTTCATATCTTGAGAACGCTTTCTTATATGATGTAAGAAATTCCTTAATAGAAGATCCTAGAAACCTTTCAAAATACACGCAAATCATCAGAACGTTATCAGTGAACCAGGCTACTCTTGAGCAAGCCCAGAAACTACTCCCTAATTCCGACTATAATTTTTTAATAGAACACGTTCAAGGAAAAGAAGAAGAGTTCTCTAGGATATTGGAAAAAAGAAAAGAATATGATAGAATATTAACAGAATTCAATAAGTTTTTTCTTGATACGATCTCCATAGTAAATATTGTTAACGCACCGTCCTTTGTTGATATGATTTTGTACAAAAACAATTCAAATATTGAAATATACACAGTAAACGTACCATCAATTTGGTTGGTTGATGATGTGCCATCTGGAAAAGTTGAATATTCTTTTAATCAGGTATTAGGGAATATATTTCAAAATTATGTGGATGCATGGAATGCTGCCCCGTTTTCTCGATACTATATAAATACTATTTTCGTTGCTCTAGTAACTACGATTTTAGAAATAATATTCGCCTCGATGGCTGCATTTGCATTTTCGAAACTTAATTTTTGGGGAAAGGACTTTATTTTTATAACTTTTTTAGCCACTATGATGATACCTGGAGAGGTCCTATTAGTACCAAATTATATAACTATTAGTAGATTTTCTTGGATAGACAGTTATTATGCTTTGATCATCCCGTGGGTGATTAGTGTTTTTGCCATATTTTTGATCAGACAACAGTTTATGACTGTCCCAAACGAGTTATGGGACGCTGCTAAGATAGACGGATCTTCAAGTTGGAGATTCTTATGGACGGTTATGGTCCCACTTAGTAAACCTGCAATTTTAACAGGTGCGCTGTTAAAATTTGTAGGAAGCTGGAACGCCTTTTTATGGGTTTTGATCGTGACCAAAAGTCCTGAAATGAGAACACTTTCAGTGGGACTGCAAAATTTTAGAACTGATGCGGGAGAGATCTATAATCTTTTAATGGCAGCATCTACCTTTACTATGATTCCTATAGTAATTTTGTTTATATTTTTGCAAAGATATTTCATAGAAGGTATCGCAAGAACTGGATTGAAAGGTTAA
- a CDS encoding FliI/YscN family ATPase, with product MKKNSFASSLAYFTDKLTNRPLFELEGKISRIIGVTIESIGPSVALGDLCRIKLKDGSKIFAETVGFSDNKVLLMPLEDVSGIYVGAPVERVDSKINVKISSELLGHVLDGLGRSMDGSKIKSYESKSIYRAAPNPLLRNRIKEPLSVGVKAIDGFLTLGKGQRIGIMSGSGVGKSTLLGMIARNTEADINVIGLIGERGREVKDFIEKDLGEDGLKKSILIVSTSDSPALLRVKALYTATTISEYFRDLGYNVLLMVDSITRWAMAQREIGLSIGEPPTTRGYTPSVFANMPKILERAGNSEKGSMTAIYTVLVEADDMNDPIGDAVRSIVDGHIVLSRSLADSSHYPPIDILSSVSRLMKEVVDENHLKAAMFIKDIYASYVNSKDLIEVGAYKKGSNKKVDIALEEIENINNFLIQRIEEKAPFEQTLKRLFEIYQKYN from the coding sequence ATGAAAAAAAATAGTTTCGCCTCATCTTTAGCATATTTTACAGATAAATTAACAAACAGACCTTTATTTGAGCTGGAAGGTAAAATTAGTAGAATAATAGGTGTCACAATTGAATCAATTGGTCCCAGTGTAGCTTTAGGGGACCTGTGTAGGATAAAATTGAAAGATGGTTCAAAGATTTTTGCAGAGACCGTTGGTTTTTCTGATAATAAAGTACTGTTGATGCCACTAGAGGATGTAAGCGGAATCTATGTGGGAGCACCGGTAGAAAGAGTAGATAGTAAAATCAACGTGAAAATTAGCTCAGAACTCTTAGGACATGTGTTGGATGGTTTAGGAAGATCAATGGATGGTTCCAAAATAAAGAGCTATGAGAGTAAAAGTATATATAGAGCTGCGCCTAACCCTCTTTTAAGAAACAGGATTAAAGAACCTTTATCCGTAGGAGTGAAGGCGATTGATGGTTTTTTAACTCTTGGTAAAGGCCAAAGAATTGGAATAATGTCAGGAAGTGGCGTAGGGAAAAGTACTTTATTAGGAATGATCGCCAGAAACACGGAAGCAGATATAAACGTCATTGGGTTGATAGGAGAAAGAGGAAGAGAAGTTAAAGATTTTATTGAAAAAGATCTAGGGGAGGATGGACTAAAAAAATCTATTTTAATAGTTTCAACTTCAGATTCACCTGCTTTACTAAGAGTAAAAGCTCTTTACACAGCCACCACTATTTCAGAGTATTTTAGAGATTTAGGTTACAATGTTTTATTGATGGTAGATTCGATTACTAGATGGGCTATGGCACAGAGAGAAATAGGACTTTCCATTGGAGAACCACCAACCACCCGAGGATATACACCTAGCGTCTTTGCAAATATGCCGAAAATTTTAGAAAGAGCCGGGAACTCAGAAAAAGGAAGTATGACTGCAATCTATACAGTATTGGTTGAAGCCGATGATATGAACGATCCAATTGGTGACGCTGTAAGAAGTATAGTTGACGGTCATATTGTTCTTTCAAGAAGCCTCGCAGATTCTTCGCATTATCCCCCGATAGATATCCTTTCCAGTGTAAGTAGGTTGATGAAAGAAGTAGTAGATGAAAATCACCTTAAAGCAGCTATGTTTATTAAAGATATTTACGCTAGCTATGTCAACTCAAAGGATTTAATCGAAGTTGGTGCGTATAAGAAGGGGAGCAATAAAAAAGTAGATATAGCCTTGGAAGAAATAGAAAATATAAATAATTTTTTAATCCAGAGAATAGAAGAAAAAGCCCCATTTGAACAAACGTTGAAAAGGTTATTCGAAATATACCAAAAGTACAACTAG
- the miaA gene encoding tRNA (adenosine(37)-N6)-dimethylallyltransferase MiaA: MNKVLVIAGPTAVGKTEISVEIAKRINGEIICMDSRQIYSHLIIGTAVPDEETKKMVPHHLFSSIDPRIHFTAFDYKKIAEKQISEVLKRGNTPILVGGTGLYLDALRKGFLNVKSDYGLRTYLRKLEKNNPGVLRKILVDLDPQRALKIHPNDLKRIIRAIEIYIITGIKMGDIVKENRQSNNSFDYHIIILDRERQELHERINKRVHQMIDEGLIDEVRNLLSLGYSTTLNALNTIGYKEVIHYLYAKIDFNEMIHQIKVNTRNYARRQIIYFRKIESAKWINLSQTTQEDVVDQILCEFI, encoded by the coding sequence GTGAACAAAGTTTTAGTTATAGCGGGTCCTACAGCTGTTGGAAAAACAGAGATATCCGTTGAAATAGCCAAGAGAATTAATGGCGAAATAATTTGTATGGACTCTAGGCAAATTTATAGTCATCTAATAATCGGTACCGCTGTGCCTGATGAAGAAACAAAAAAAATGGTCCCACATCACTTATTTAGTTCAATAGATCCACGTATACATTTTACAGCTTTTGATTATAAAAAAATAGCAGAGAAACAGATTAGTGAAGTTCTAAAAAGAGGTAATACACCAATTTTAGTCGGAGGAACAGGCCTATACCTTGATGCTTTGAGGAAAGGGTTTTTAAATGTAAAATCTGACTATGGTTTAAGGACTTATTTAAGAAAATTAGAAAAAAATAATCCTGGCGTGTTGAGAAAAATATTGGTAGATTTGGATCCACAAAGAGCTCTAAAAATTCATCCAAACGATTTAAAAAGAATCATTAGAGCCATTGAGATTTACATTATAACCGGTATTAAAATGGGGGATATTGTAAAAGAAAATAGGCAAAGTAACAATTCTTTTGATTATCATATAATCATACTAGATAGGGAAAGGCAAGAATTACATGAAAGGATAAATAAAAGAGTCCACCAAATGATAGATGAAGGCCTGATAGATGAGGTACGAAATCTCTTGTCTTTAGGATATTCTACCACTCTTAACGCTTTAAACACCATAGGTTATAAAGAAGTGATACACTATCTATATGCGAAAATCGATTTTAATGAAATGATTCATCAAATAAAAGTGAACACTCGTAACTATGCCAGAAGGCAGATTATATACTTTCGTAAGATTGAATCTGCAAAATGGATTAATTTGAGCCAAACAACTCAAGAAGATGTAGTAGATCAAATATTATGTGAATTTATTTAA
- a CDS encoding M23 family metallopeptidase has protein sequence MKKTLLIFLYILVFSIFVISQLFQPPIKNSYITASFGEYRDTGMDPHFHTGIDFSTFSRKGEPVYPAAEGSLYKIWLNDPLYGNAIFLYHEDSDLISGYAHLSVFSDKISNYSQLVQNEFGNQRIEIIFPKGGIPIKLNEVIAYSGDTGEAIAPHLHFEVLKQSGEEFIIYDPLEFLEYQESRNKSLELMRIRSNNKYFEVTENGETVVEYTGNFPRIDIRVREKLGNNSTILPKKVSMYINGVLTYKLDFSIIKESEIYKAGFVFGYDSTSSIYWLKMYSDNYLSSIVINDFSAFSNETSTTLNLNGEIVLEDIWGNEKVYKLKFIKP, from the coding sequence TTGAAAAAAACTTTACTGATATTTTTGTATATCCTAGTATTTTCTATTTTTGTTATTTCTCAACTATTTCAGCCACCTATAAAAAACTCATACATAACAGCTTCTTTTGGGGAATACAGAGATACTGGAATGGATCCACATTTTCATACAGGGATAGACTTTTCTACTTTTAGCAGAAAGGGAGAACCTGTTTATCCAGCAGCTGAAGGTTCTCTTTATAAGATTTGGTTAAACGATCCTCTTTACGGCAATGCAATATTTTTATACCATGAAGACTCTGATTTAATTAGTGGATATGCCCATTTAAGTGTTTTCTCCGATAAAATATCTAATTATTCTCAATTAGTTCAAAACGAATTTGGGAATCAACGGATCGAAATTATTTTTCCCAAAGGCGGAATCCCAATAAAGCTAAATGAGGTTATAGCTTATTCAGGTGATACGGGGGAAGCTATAGCCCCTCACTTGCATTTTGAGGTTTTAAAGCAATCTGGAGAGGAATTCATCATTTATGATCCACTTGAATTTTTGGAATATCAAGAATCAAGAAATAAATCTTTGGAATTAATGAGAATCAGATCCAATAACAAATATTTTGAAGTTACAGAAAATGGAGAAACCGTTGTAGAATACACAGGTAACTTTCCCCGGATAGACATTAGAGTACGTGAAAAATTAGGGAACAACTCCACTATTCTTCCTAAAAAAGTTTCTATGTATATCAATGGGGTTTTAACCTATAAATTGGATTTTAGCATAATCAAGGAATCCGAAATATACAAAGCTGGCTTTGTATTTGGATATGATTCAACATCTTCCATATATTGGCTGAAAATGTACTCTGATAACTATTTATCTTCGATAGTTATCAATGACTTTTCAGCATTTTCTAATGAAACTTCAACGACTTTAAATTTAAATGGAGAGATCGTTTTAGAGGACATATGGGGTAATGAAAAAGTTTATAAATTGAAATTCATAAAACCATAA
- the fliF gene encoding flagellar basal-body MS-ring/collar protein FliF, with protein MEKYLQQIRDWWKNLEERKKRNYIVLFFSVIVLIIFFSILLSRKSYEFFIGGLDQANAGNIVTKFEEMGIEYKVDDYGNIFVANQNVSELRMRLASEGSLGYKLQGYELLQNQGFGATSYDKQVNYQIALEGELSRSIASIQSVQSARVHLVIPPRTYYQVGESPKPSASVLLVLRPGMSITSNQIKGIINLVAGAVAGLHPENVKVVDNFSNDLSAQVAVGEDISSADTKFKLKTEIEKYYKQKVESGLQSVFGLGNVVVVPEIELKWQKIEEEQRKVEPVVDENGIILSQQTRSEQSSSSPSGGVPGVDSNIPPYTYQTPTSTGNYYSSSDVITNYDVNEIYQRTIEDKSGEISNKSVTLFIDFQNSKVDDNQELRSQITKAVSTAVGAPENNISLVDIRFNRDLEAMRANIEYQLQQRRQRIANIVIAIIVIAFIMMLIILVARALRVRKVSQLVEERKRQLESRVEEAMKERGVEVEEVSPEQERLREIATWAENNPDEVADIIKSWLKTR; from the coding sequence ATGGAAAAGTATTTGCAACAAATTAGAGATTGGTGGAAAAATCTAGAAGAAAGAAAAAAACGAAACTATATAGTTTTGTTTTTTTCTGTTATTGTGTTGATAATATTCTTTTCTATATTACTTTCAAGAAAAAGTTATGAGTTTTTTATCGGAGGTTTGGATCAAGCAAATGCTGGTAATATTGTAACAAAGTTCGAAGAAATGGGTATAGAATACAAAGTAGATGATTATGGTAATATTTTCGTTGCGAATCAGAATGTATCAGAACTGAGAATGAGATTAGCCAGCGAAGGCTCATTGGGTTACAAGCTTCAAGGTTATGAGCTTCTTCAGAATCAAGGTTTTGGAGCTACCAGTTACGATAAGCAGGTCAACTATCAGATAGCTTTGGAAGGAGAGTTATCTAGGAGTATAGCTTCTATACAATCGGTACAAAGCGCTCGCGTTCATTTGGTTATTCCTCCAAGGACTTACTACCAAGTTGGTGAAAGTCCAAAGCCTTCAGCCTCTGTTTTGCTAGTATTGAGACCTGGAATGAGTATAACTTCAAACCAAATTAAGGGGATAATTAATTTAGTAGCTGGAGCTGTAGCTGGGTTGCACCCAGAGAATGTAAAAGTAGTAGATAATTTTTCTAACGATTTGAGTGCTCAGGTTGCCGTGGGAGAAGATATTAGTAGTGCTGATACTAAATTTAAGTTAAAAACCGAAATTGAAAAATATTATAAGCAAAAAGTAGAAAGCGGCTTACAATCGGTTTTTGGTTTAGGAAATGTTGTTGTGGTTCCTGAAATAGAATTAAAATGGCAAAAAATAGAAGAAGAACAAAGAAAAGTCGAACCGGTTGTTGATGAAAATGGAATAATTTTAAGCCAGCAAACTAGGTCAGAACAAAGTAGTTCTTCTCCTTCAGGAGGAGTACCGGGTGTTGATTCGAACATCCCCCCCTATACTTATCAAACGCCTACAAGTACAGGAAATTATTACAGTAGCTCTGATGTTATTACCAACTACGATGTCAATGAGATTTATCAAAGGACGATTGAAGATAAAAGCGGGGAAATATCTAATAAGAGTGTTACGCTCTTTATCGATTTTCAAAACAGTAAAGTTGACGATAATCAAGAATTGAGGTCTCAAATCACAAAAGCAGTCTCAACAGCTGTTGGTGCACCTGAAAATAATATCTCTTTAGTTGATATACGGTTCAATAGAGATTTGGAAGCGATGAGAGCAAATATTGAATATCAATTACAACAGAGAAGACAAAGAATCGCGAATATTGTTATTGCTATAATTGTAATCGCATTCATTATGATGCTTATCATCCTTGTTGCTAGAGCTCTTAGAGTCAGAAAGGTTTCACAACTCGTCGAAGAAAGAAAGCGACAATTAGAATCAAGAGTTGAAGAAGCGATGAAAGAAAGAGGGGTAGAGGTTGAAGAAGTTTCACCTGAACAAGAAAGATTGAGAGAGATTGCAACTTGGGCGGAAAATAATCCAGATGAGGTTGCAGATATCATTAAATCTTGGCTTAAAACTCGTTAA
- a CDS encoding carbohydrate ABC transporter permease, whose protein sequence is MLKAEYAIIIYVIMIVFFLLLIRMLSKRYLKPPKYRKVKESISAYLYLLPSFVVLGIFVFWPIFYSFYLSFFKWDFQNQDNPIFIGFQNYIELFKLNRPVNITFNEVFFNTLLIFMTNILIIHLIFDLKKVKTPNQKYLVISMSILGIISLLTINSIQYLNVISALVLVVVYTILLSLRFLDQMSNKIFLRIILFIGLWITFYSLGVPEIIRFLTLAKEQSLFIKAIWNTTYYVLLSTPITILFSLLIALLLNRKLYGKTVFRTVYFIPFVTSVVAISLVWQWIFNDNGLLNYILTQIGFSKIPWLKDQKFTIPTVAIISIWKMVGYYAIIFLAGLQNIDKTYYEAAEVDGATPFQKFQFITLPLLSPTTFFIIIVAMIGAFKVFDEIFILYVGIPGPYNNSGMTMVYYVFDMFYVQQRMGRASAAAYVLFGIILSFTILQMRGSRRRIYYDS, encoded by the coding sequence TTGTTGAAAGCTGAATATGCCATCATCATCTATGTTATAATGATTGTTTTTTTCTTGCTTTTAATTCGAATGTTATCAAAAAGATATTTAAAACCTCCTAAATACAGGAAAGTTAAAGAAAGTATTTCAGCTTATTTGTACCTATTACCTTCTTTTGTAGTTCTGGGAATATTTGTTTTTTGGCCTATATTTTATTCCTTCTATCTGAGCTTTTTTAAGTGGGATTTTCAAAATCAAGATAATCCGATATTTATTGGGTTTCAAAATTATATAGAATTATTTAAATTAAATAGGCCTGTGAATATAACCTTCAACGAAGTATTTTTCAATACACTTCTAATATTCATGACCAATATTCTTATCATTCATTTAATCTTTGACCTAAAAAAGGTAAAGACTCCTAACCAAAAATATTTAGTTATTTCCATGAGTATATTGGGAATAATTTCTTTGTTAACTATTAATTCAATACAGTATCTGAATGTAATAAGCGCTTTAGTTCTTGTAGTTGTTTACACTATTTTGTTATCTTTGCGCTTTTTGGATCAAATGTCTAATAAGATTTTTCTCCGTATAATTTTGTTTATTGGATTATGGATAACCTTTTACTCATTAGGAGTACCGGAAATTATTAGGTTTTTGACTTTGGCAAAAGAACAGTCGTTGTTCATCAAGGCGATATGGAATACCACTTATTATGTTCTACTTTCCACACCTATAACCATTTTGTTTTCCTTGTTAATAGCCTTGTTATTGAATAGGAAATTATATGGCAAAACTGTTTTTAGAACAGTTTATTTTATTCCATTTGTTACTAGTGTCGTGGCAATTTCATTAGTATGGCAGTGGATATTCAATGACAATGGTTTATTAAACTATATTTTAACTCAAATTGGTTTCTCCAAAATTCCTTGGTTGAAGGATCAGAAGTTTACGATACCCACCGTCGCAATAATATCTATATGGAAAATGGTGGGATATTACGCGATAATCTTTTTGGCGGGTTTACAAAATATTGATAAAACTTACTATGAAGCAGCTGAAGTGGATGGAGCTACGCCCTTTCAAAAATTTCAGTTCATTACCTTACCTTTACTATCTCCAACAACTTTTTTTATAATCATAGTTGCAATGATTGGTGCATTTAAAGTCTTTGATGAGATTTTTATTCTGTATGTAGGTATACCTGGACCTTACAACAACAGTGGAATGACCATGGTTTACTACGTGTTTGATATGTTCTATGTTCAACAAAGGATGGGAAGAGCTAGTGCTGCTGCTTACGTGCTTTTTGGAATTATTCTATCGTTTACAATCCTTCAGATGAGAGGTAGCAGAAGAAGAATATATTACGATTCTTAA
- the fliG gene encoding flagellar motor switch protein FliG, producing MAEKSKELDGLKKSAILLVLLGPEKASKILKKLDEEEVEQLTLEIANLEKIDEKTKKTVMDEFGEYIKAKDYINTGGVEYARNLLEKTFGPEKAIDIIDRLVSNLQVKPFEFLKKVDVSQMVNVLQNEHPQTVALILCYLSPQAASQVISELPESLQLDVIKRISTMDSANPDIVKEIESRLKDRLSAFTVQTFSQVGGIDVTAEIMNNIDRAVSNKIFDKLSERDPKLSDEIRRRMFVFEDIVKLDDRSIQRILREVDSKDLTMALKGSSEEVKNVIFKNMSKRASQIVKEELDFMGPVRIRDVDEAQQRIINVIRKLEESGEIIIAGGGAGEELIE from the coding sequence ATGGCTGAAAAGAGTAAAGAGTTAGATGGTTTAAAAAAATCTGCCATATTGTTGGTATTATTGGGGCCTGAGAAAGCGAGTAAAATATTAAAAAAGTTGGATGAAGAAGAGGTCGAACAGTTAACTTTAGAAATAGCAAATTTGGAAAAAATTGATGAAAAAACAAAAAAAACAGTTATGGACGAATTTGGAGAATATATAAAGGCGAAAGATTACATCAACACCGGTGGTGTTGAATATGCGAGAAATCTTCTGGAAAAAACTTTTGGACCAGAAAAAGCCATAGATATAATAGACAGATTGGTATCGAATTTGCAGGTAAAACCTTTTGAATTTTTAAAAAAAGTGGATGTTTCCCAGATGGTTAATGTGTTACAAAATGAACATCCACAAACGGTAGCACTGATCTTATGTTATCTTTCTCCTCAAGCAGCTTCTCAAGTTATTTCTGAACTGCCTGAATCTTTACAATTAGACGTGATAAAAAGAATTTCTACTATGGATTCTGCAAACCCCGATATCGTAAAAGAGATAGAAAGTAGGTTAAAGGATCGTCTTTCCGCTTTCACCGTTCAAACTTTTTCTCAGGTTGGTGGGATAGATGTTACCGCAGAAATAATGAATAATATTGATAGGGCGGTCAGCAATAAAATATTTGATAAACTTTCAGAAAGAGATCCAAAACTGTCCGATGAAATTAGAAGACGAATGTTTGTTTTTGAAGATATTGTCAAGTTGGACGATAGATCTATACAAAGAATACTTCGTGAGGTAGATAGTAAGGATTTAACAATGGCTTTAAAAGGTTCTAGCGAAGAAGTTAAAAATGTCATTTTTAAAAACATGTCCAAAAGGGCTTCACAGATTGTAAAAGAAGAATTAGATTTCATGGGACCTGTTAGAATTAGGGATGTAGATGAGGCTCAGCAAAGAATCATCAACGTAATCAGAAAACTTGAAGAGTCCGGTGAGATTATTATAGCTGGTGGTGGGGCAGGTGAAGAACTGATTGAATAA
- the hfq gene encoding RNA chaperone Hfq — translation MAEKFNLQDRFLNILRINKIEVKLYLEGGFQTSGVVRSFDDYTVLLEKNGEQSLVYKHAIKMMAPSKYIKLFQEQPSKDE, via the coding sequence ATGGCAGAAAAATTTAATTTGCAAGACCGATTCTTGAACATTCTGAGGATTAACAAGATAGAAGTAAAACTTTATTTAGAAGGGGGATTTCAAACAAGCGGAGTGGTGAGATCTTTTGATGATTATACGGTTTTATTGGAAAAAAATGGCGAACAATCCTTGGTTTATAAACATGCCATAAAAATGATGGCACCTTCAAAATATATTAAACTTTTTCAGGAACAGCCGTCTAAAGATGAGTAG